The DNA window GCGCAGCACGCCGAGCGCCTGTTCGGACCCCCGCCGCAGGCGCGCGGCGTGCGCATCATGGTGACCTTGCCGAGTACGGCGGCCAGTGACGACACCCTGGTAGCGATGCTGGTACAGGGCGGCATGGACATTGCCCGCATCAACTGCGCGCACGATACCCCGGCTGCATGGGTCGCCATGGCGCGGCGGGTCCGTCGGCAGGCGCGCCGCGCCGGGCGGCCGGTGCGCATCCTGATGGATCTGGCCGGCCCCAAGCTGCGCACTGGCCCCATCGCAGGCGGACCGCCGGTGCTCAAGGTCAAGCCCGAGCGCAACGCCTGGGGCACGGTCACCGCACCGGCCCTGATTGGATTGCATCCGCTCGGTAGCGTCGTGCCGGTCCCGGGCGCCGCGGCAAACATCGGCGTCGAGCCGGCTTGGCTGGCGCAGCTGCGGGTGGGCGACATCGTGCATTTGGTCGACGCCCGCGGCGCCAAGCGGCAGTTCGTGGTGCGTCATCGCACCGCTGCCGGGGCGTTGATGGTCGGGCAAAAGACCGCCTACCTGGTCGCCGAAACGCGGCTGGAGCTGCGCCGTCGTGGGCGCAAGGCGGCGGTGAGCGGCATCGGCGACCTGCCGCCCGCACCGGCCGGGGTGCACCTGCAGCGTGGTGATCGGCTGCTGGTGACGCCGGACGGCATCGGCCAGCCGGCAGCAATGGCAACCGGCCGCGGCCGTCCACGGCCTGCCAGGGTGCCGTGCACCCTGCCGCAGGTGCTGGGGCAGGTGCGCCGCGGCGAGCGCATCTGGTTCGACGACGGGCGCATCGGTGGCGTGGTCCGCCGCACCGGCGCCGCCGGCCTGCTGGTGGAAATCACCGACTGCCGTCCCGGCGGCGCCACGCTGCGGGCCGACAAGGGCATCAACCTGCCCGACAGCACCCTGCAACTGCCGGCGCTGACGCAAAAGGATATCGAGGACCTCGACGTGGTGGTGCGGCATGCCGACCTGGTGGGCCTGTCGTTCGCGCAGTCGGCAGCGGACGTGCGCGCCCTGCAGGGCCAACTCGCGCGCTTGGACGGCGGCGGGCTTGGCATCATCCTGAAGGTGGAAACCCGCCGCGGCTTCGAGCACTTGCCCGGCATGCTGCTGGCGGCCATGGGCAGCCGCGCCGCCGGCGTGATGATCGCCCGCGGTGACCTGGCCATCGAGTGCGGTTTCGAACGCCTGGCCGAGGTGCAGGAAGAACTGCTGTGGGCCTGCGAGGCGGCCCACATGCCGGTGGTGTGGGCGACGCAGGTGCTGGAGGGGCTGGCCAAGACCGGTCAGCCGTCGCGGGCCGAGATCACCGACGCCGCCATGGGCGGTCGCGCCGAATGCGTGATGCTGAACAAGGGGCCGTACATCGCGGAGGCGCTGCGCACGCTGGACGACATCCTGCGCCGCATGCAGACGCATCAGGTCAAAAAGCGCAGCCTGCTGCGGGCGCTTCAGGCCTGGCCGGCGGATGACGACGCGGATTGAAGCCCGCCACTTGCCCGGCCGGCATCCTGCTCCTGAGCGCCGAGGTCGACGGCGGCGGTCGGCTGACGATCATCATTGACCGCAACTTCGCTGGCCAGGGACCGATGGCGCTCGCCGTCAACGCGGTGCGCGCTCGTCACGGGCGTGCCAGTTCCTGTAGCAGGCGCGACAGGCGCGTGACCGAAACGGGCTGAGCGGTGCCCAGTTCCGGCGCGAACAGCGCGACGCGCAGTTCCTCCAGCAGCCAGCGCAGTTCAGTCCAGGCCGGGTCGTCGCTGTGGGGCGGGTAGGCGAGCCAGAACGCTTGCCACAGGGTTTGCAGCGCCTGTCGATCGGCTCGTTCGGCAATCGGATCGCGCTGCGCGCGCTCCAGGCGCGTTGCCGCGGCGTGCAGGTAGCGCGGCAGTTCGGCCAGCCACAGCGGCGGCGTGGCAGCGACGAATCCCGGCTGGATCAAACGCCCGAGCTGATCGCGCAGGTCGGCGGCCACTTCGAGCAGCGCCAGCGTGGTGGCGTGGTCGAGTCGGCGCTCGATGTCCCGCCAGGCGCGCAGGGTATCGGTCACGGCTCGCGTGAGCCGGTCCGCGATGGGCACCAGCCGGACCTGCAGCGCCGCGACCAGCACGGCGAATTCGGCGCCGTCGCGGGGGGCGTTGGGGTCATCCCAGGCGCTGTCGATGATCGCCCGCTGCAGCTCGCGCAGCAGCTGGGCAGGCGTACCCAGGCGCCGGTAAAGCGCCGACGCCGGCGCCAGCGTGGCCGGGGTCGGCAAATCGTCGGCCAGGGCGCGCGTCAGCAGGGCACGCACCCCGCCGCGGTGCGCTGCCGCGGCCGTGATCTCGTCGTCGAACAGACGCACCGCGCAGTCGTCACCCGCATCGACCAGCGCCGGCCAGCGCAGCAGCAGCGCGCCGCCCGGACCGGGCGTGGTCACCTGCCGCGGCAGGGCGCCGAAATCCCAGGCGGTGATGCCGCTGTGTTCCAGCGGGTGGGGGCGGCCGGAGGCCGCGACGGGTGTCCGGGTCTGACCGAAACGGGCCTGCAGCTGCGACCAGTCCCGGCCTGTGGCCAGCGCCGTGCCGTGCTCATCCACGATTTCGAAGCGCAGGCGCAGGTGCCGGTCCAGACGGGCGGGGTCGAAAGCCTCCGGTGGGCAGGGCTGGCCGGCCAGAGCCGACAGCGCAGCGGCCAGCGCCGGCAGCAGCGGACCCGTGCCCGGCCTCAGCCGTGCCAGGGCCCGGGCGGCGAAGTCCGGCGCCGGCACGAACTGCCGCCGCAGCGCGCCGGGCAGGCTGCGGATCAGCGCCGCGCATTTCTCGGTCAGCCAGCCGGGGATCAGCCAGTCGAAGACATCGGCGTCGATCCGCTGCAGCAGTGCGAGCGGCAGGCGCACGGTGATGCCGTCGTCGTCGTGGCCGGGCTCGAAGCGGTAACGCAGCGGCAGC is part of the Immundisolibacter sp. genome and encodes:
- a CDS encoding pyruvate kinase, which gives rise to MIEPPLSAAAGAWDAATCLALIDELQQLRAAMLQAHQRLSPRLDDVQPHWQASAVNLAHYLAMRRHDIRHLQERLAWVGVSSLGRAETHALASVDKVLGLLHLVVGQTWTARSGDEPVGAQRGPALLAQHAERLFGPPPQARGVRIMVTLPSTAASDDTLVAMLVQGGMDIARINCAHDTPAAWVAMARRVRRQARRAGRPVRILMDLAGPKLRTGPIAGGPPVLKVKPERNAWGTVTAPALIGLHPLGSVVPVPGAAANIGVEPAWLAQLRVGDIVHLVDARGAKRQFVVRHRTAAGALMVGQKTAYLVAETRLELRRRGRKAAVSGIGDLPPAPAGVHLQRGDRLLVTPDGIGQPAAMATGRGRPRPARVPCTLPQVLGQVRRGERIWFDDGRIGGVVRRTGAAGLLVEITDCRPGGATLRADKGINLPDSTLQLPALTQKDIEDLDVVVRHADLVGLSFAQSAADVRALQGQLARLDGGGLGIILKVETRRGFEHLPGMLLAAMGSRAAGVMIARGDLAIECGFERLAEVQEELLWACEAAHMPVVWATQVLEGLAKTGQPSRAEITDAAMGGRAECVMLNKGPYIAEALRTLDDILRRMQTHQVKKRSLLRALQAWPADDDAD